AATACCAAAATGACGATATAAAGGACGTTTTCTTTCTTGGTGTTTAAGGCTTTAATTAAAGGCTCAATTGCTCCAATCTCTTTCAAAGCATCTATGAGAAGTTGTGTTCTTCTATCTTCTTTAGAATCTAAACTTTCAGCAATCGTTAATAGAGATCTTACAGACCTTTCATCCCCTATCTTTCCCAATCCTTTTATTGCATAGTTCTGAATACTATTATCCTGATCTTTTAAAGCATCATATAAATATTTAGTAAGCTTTTCCGTATCGATCTTTCTTAAAAGCTCTTTTGGAGTCTTTTCTGATATCTCGATAAGGGTTTTTACAATTACATTACGGATGCTCTTCTTAGTACTCTTGAGTAGCTGGACCAAAGGAGATATGGCTCGTGGATCACCTATTTTTCCAAGGGCTTCAATAACAGCATACAATACCAAATTATTATGAACTTTTAATAATCTAATAAGTGGCTCTACAGCCTTTTTGTCCTTGAAATTTGCTAAAGCTTCAATAATGGAAAACTTAACCCAATCATTCTGATCCTCTAATTTCTCTAAGAGAGACTCTACAGCTGAAGGGTTTCTTAACAAACCAAGACTCGTAGCAGCCGAAGCTCTAACATTAAGGTTTTTATCATCTAAACTTTCAATTAAATTTTCTGTTACTCTCTTATCATCGATACTTCCAAGGATATCTGCCACAAAACATCGGATGTCATCATCTCTATCTTTTAAAAGGGGCAAGAGTAGTTCAATTCCTTGGCTTCCTACTTTTTCTAAAATTTCAAACGCGCTGTTTTTTACAGAAAGATCATTATCCCTTAATAATGGAAGAATGTTATAAACAGTTATCTCTCCCCCTATCTTTATCAAAGATTCTGTAGCGGCTTCTTGAACCCCTTTATTCTTATCTCTCAAAGCTTTGATGAGATAATAGATTGATTTTTCATCCTTAATTTCACCTAGCTTTTCTGCTGCTTCTTTTCGATACAAATCTTCCCTGCTTTCCAGCATTTCAATATATCTATCTGTTTTTAAGATAGACTTCTCCATTTTCTCTTCTGCTTCTTAAATAAGATGAAGTTTAATAATTGTTACTCTCTTTTTAATAACGAGAAAATACAGTTTAAAATTTACTTTGTTATTCTCTTATTCTTCTACTTCTAATGTTTTTTTTAACTTTCCTCTCAGTCTCAACATCGCCCTGGTATGAATCTGAGAAACCCTTGACTCTGTAATATCTAACACCTTTCCTATCTCTTTCATTGTTAATTCTTCATAATAATAGAGAGATACTACTTGTCTTTCTTTTTCAGGCAATTGATCGATTGCCTTTGCTGTAATCTCTTTTATTTGTTTAGTCTTTAATAATAAGGAAGGATCCATTTTTCTGCTACCAGATAGCGATTCGATCAGATTCACCCTCTCATCTTCTGAAAGATTCCTTCCTAATGATTCTTTGCTTATCAAAGAAACACCACGAGCTTTATTCAGAATTTGATGTAAATCTTCTAATCCGATACTCAAAGATTTTGCAACCTCTTCATCCGTTGCAGCTCTCCCTAGTTTTTGTTCCAAATTACTATAAACCTTTTCCAACCTATTTATCTTTTGTCGCACGGATCTGGGGATCCAATCAAGAGACCTTAAATCATCTAATATCGCTCCCTTTATCCTAAATTCGGCATATGTTTTAAACTGAATATCCCTTTCAGGATTAAATTTTTCTAACGCGTCAATCAATCCAATCACTCCTGAACTAATAAGATCATTTATATCTACATGAGAAGGTAATCTGGCAGCAATACGTTGAGCAATATATTTAATCATAGGTGCATATTTTAGAATTAACTGTTCTTTAACTGACGGTTCTTTATATTCATATTTTTCTTTTAATTTTTTCTGTAATATCTTGGCCACCTTCAGTTCTCCAGTGATAAATTATTCTTTTTTTAAATTCATATGATTTTGAAGTATCTGTTGCCAGAAAAATTGAATATTCCCTTTTGGATGTGTTCTTGGAGAAATCTT
Above is a window of Nitrospinota bacterium DNA encoding:
- a CDS encoding FliA/WhiG family RNA polymerase sigma factor codes for the protein MAKILQKKLKEKYEYKEPSVKEQLILKYAPMIKYIAQRIAARLPSHVDINDLISSGVIGLIDALEKFNPERDIQFKTYAEFRIKGAILDDLRSLDWIPRSVRQKINRLEKVYSNLEQKLGRAATDEEVAKSLSIGLEDLHQILNKARGVSLISKESLGRNLSEDERVNLIESLSGSRKMDPSLLLKTKQIKEITAKAIDQLPEKERQVVSLYYYEELTMKEIGKVLDITESRVSQIHTRAMLRLRGKLKKTLEVEE
- a CDS encoding HEAT repeat domain-containing protein gives rise to the protein MEKSILKTDRYIEMLESREDLYRKEAAEKLGEIKDEKSIYYLIKALRDKNKGVQEAATESLIKIGGEITVYNILPLLRDNDLSVKNSAFEILEKVGSQGIELLLPLLKDRDDDIRCFVADILGSIDDKRVTENLIESLDDKNLNVRASAATSLGLLRNPSAVESLLEKLEDQNDWVKFSIIEALANFKDKKAVEPLIRLLKVHNNLVLYAVIEALGKIGDPRAISPLVQLLKSTKKSIRNVIVKTLIEISEKTPKELLRKIDTEKLTKYLYDALKDQDNSIQNYAIKGLGKIGDERSVRSLLTIAESLDSKEDRRTQLLIDALKEIGAIEPLIKALNTKKENVLYIVILV